One window of Chryseobacterium sp. JJR-5R genomic DNA carries:
- a CDS encoding uroporphyrinogen decarboxylase has translation MNSETAAYIGYSASLFIVLSFILKDIRKIRIVNMVGCICFVVYGIFSGLLWPVIIPNALICFIQVYHLLSDRNK, from the coding sequence ATGAATTCCGAAACTGCTGCCTATATAGGATATTCCGCATCACTTTTTATTGTACTGAGTTTCATACTGAAGGATATAAGAAAAATAAGAATCGTCAATATGGTCGGCTGTATATGCTTTGTGGTTTACGGTATTTTCAGCGGGCTGCTGTGGCCGGTTATCATCCCGAATGCGCTGATTTGTTTTATACAGGTTTATCATCTTTTATCAGACCGGAATAAGTAA
- a CDS encoding ATP-dependent Clp protease ATP-binding subunit — MDYKFSQGLSQVFKQSKSEAKRLNSEFLNTEHLLLGIIKTENSAKEILQNLNADLTQIRRKIETLNTSSLNPISEEVTNISFTKMADHAIKRAELECRQYKSNEINTVHLLLGILYKYEDPTSNVLGAYDIDYEGVSKEYQTMLKNSGQAPQMSAYDDDDEREDFEQMRKPTGNLGGSKSKTPTLDNFGRDLTSLARDGKLDPVIGREKEIERVSQILSRRKKNNPLLIGEPGVGKSAIAEGLALRIQQKKVSRVLYGKRVITLDLASLVAGTKYRGQFEERMKAIMTELEKNRDVILFIDELHTIVGAGSSTGSLDASNMFKPALARGEIQCIGATTLDEYRQYIEKDGALERRFQKVMVEPTSIDETIQILNQIKDKYEEHHNVIYTPEAILACVNLTSRYITDRFLPDKAIDAMDEAGSRVYIKNMKVPTEIIDFETKIEEIKELKQKAVKAQDYLEARKLKDEEERLQMELNSAQDKWDKDVKEKKETVTEENVAEVVSMMSGVPVTKVGKNELDKLAGMDNHLNGKVIGQEDAVKKVVKAIQRNRAGLKDPNRPIGTFIFLGTTGVGKTELAKVMARELFESDESLIRIDMSEYMEKFAVSRLVGAPPGYVGYEEGGQLTEAVRRKPYAVVLLDEIEKAHPDVFNILLQILDEGHVTDSLGRKIDFRNTIIILTSNIGTRDLKDFGDGVGFGTAAKKTGTDSRARSTIENALKKAFSPEFLNRIDDIVIFNSLEKEDIKKIIDLELNKLYSRLEKLNYKVDLTDEAREFISEKGWDKDFGARPLKRAIQKYIEDLLAEMLVNKQLNEGETVILDVNEAKDALTGKTSKPKKSAAEKSS, encoded by the coding sequence ATGGATTATAAGTTTTCACAAGGTTTGAGCCAGGTGTTCAAACAAAGCAAAAGCGAAGCGAAGAGGCTGAATAGTGAATTTCTTAATACAGAACATCTACTTTTAGGTATTATAAAAACAGAAAACTCTGCAAAAGAAATCCTTCAGAACCTTAATGCGGATTTAACACAGATCAGAAGAAAAATTGAAACTCTAAATACATCAAGTCTTAATCCTATTTCTGAAGAAGTAACCAATATCTCTTTTACGAAGATGGCAGACCATGCCATTAAACGTGCGGAGCTGGAATGCAGGCAGTATAAAAGCAATGAAATCAATACGGTTCACCTGCTTTTAGGCATCCTGTATAAATATGAAGATCCTACTTCTAATGTACTGGGCGCTTATGATATTGATTATGAAGGCGTTTCAAAGGAATACCAGACGATGCTGAAAAATTCCGGACAGGCACCGCAAATGAGTGCCTATGATGACGATGATGAAAGAGAGGATTTTGAGCAGATGAGGAAGCCTACAGGAAATCTGGGCGGTTCCAAAAGCAAAACTCCTACCCTGGATAATTTCGGGAGAGACCTAACTTCTTTGGCACGAGACGGAAAATTGGATCCTGTAATCGGCCGTGAAAAAGAAATTGAAAGGGTTTCCCAGATTTTATCCCGCAGAAAGAAAAACAATCCGCTTCTTATCGGGGAGCCGGGCGTGGGTAAATCTGCAATTGCGGAAGGGCTGGCTTTAAGGATCCAGCAGAAAAAAGTATCACGGGTTCTTTATGGAAAGCGTGTGATCACATTGGACCTGGCAAGTTTGGTAGCCGGAACCAAGTACCGCGGCCAGTTTGAAGAAAGAATGAAGGCTATTATGACGGAACTGGAAAAAAACAGGGATGTCATCTTATTTATTGACGAGCTTCATACCATTGTGGGCGCAGGAAGTTCTACAGGAAGCTTAGATGCATCCAATATGTTCAAACCGGCTTTGGCAAGAGGAGAAATCCAATGCATCGGAGCTACCACGCTGGATGAATACCGCCAGTACATTGAGAAGGACGGCGCTCTGGAAAGAAGATTCCAGAAGGTGATGGTGGAACCTACCTCTATTGACGAAACCATTCAGATCCTGAATCAGATCAAGGATAAGTATGAAGAGCATCATAATGTGATTTATACTCCTGAAGCCATTCTGGCGTGTGTCAACCTTACGTCAAGATATATCACAGACCGTTTCCTTCCGGACAAGGCCATTGATGCCATGGACGAAGCCGGATCCCGAGTGTATATTAAAAACATGAAGGTTCCGACTGAAATTATTGATTTTGAAACCAAAATCGAGGAAATCAAAGAACTGAAACAGAAAGCAGTAAAAGCGCAGGACTATCTTGAAGCAAGAAAACTGAAAGATGAAGAAGAAAGGCTTCAGATGGAGCTGAATTCTGCCCAGGACAAATGGGATAAGGATGTAAAAGAGAAGAAAGAGACTGTAACGGAAGAAAACGTCGCCGAAGTGGTTTCGATGATGAGCGGTGTTCCTGTAACCAAAGTAGGTAAAAATGAGCTGGATAAGTTAGCCGGAATGGATAATCACCTGAACGGAAAAGTAATCGGTCAGGAAGATGCTGTGAAGAAGGTAGTAAAAGCCATCCAGAGAAACAGAGCCGGGTTAAAAGACCCGAATCGTCCGATCGGTACATTTATTTTCTTGGGGACAACCGGTGTCGGTAAGACCGAGCTGGCAAAAGTAATGGCAAGGGAGCTTTTTGAATCTGATGAATCACTGATCAGGATCGATATGAGTGAATACATGGAGAAATTTGCCGTTTCAAGATTGGTGGGTGCGCCTCCGGGATACGTTGGTTATGAAGAAGGCGGACAGCTGACAGAAGCGGTAAGAAGAAAACCTTATGCTGTGGTTCTTTTGGATGAGATTGAAAAGGCCCATCCTGATGTATTCAATATCTTACTGCAGATCCTGGATGAAGGCCACGTGACAGACAGTCTTGGAAGAAAAATCGACTTCAGGAATACCATTATTATCCTGACTTCAAACATCGGAACAAGGGATCTTAAAGATTTCGGGGACGGTGTAGGATTCGGGACGGCTGCCAAGAAAACAGGCACGGATTCCAGAGCGAGGAGCACGATTGAAAACGCACTTAAAAAAGCGTTCTCACCTGAGTTCTTAAACAGAATAGATGATATCGTGATCTTTAATTCTCTTGAAAAAGAAGATATCAAGAAAATCATCGACCTGGAACTTAACAAGCTGTACAGTAGACTTGAAAAGTTAAACTATAAAGTGGACCTTACCGATGAAGCAAGAGAATTTATTTCTGAAAAAGGATGGGACAAAGATTTCGGGGCAAGACCACTGAAAAGGGCAATCCAGAAATACATCGAAGACCTGTTGGCCGAAATGTTGGTGAACAAACAGCTAAACGAAGGTGAGACTGTAATTCTTGATGTCAATGAGGCAAAAGATGCTCTGACCGGAAAAACTTCAAAGCCGAAGAAATCTGCAGCTGAAAAGTCTTCTTAA
- the mnmA gene encoding tRNA 2-thiouridine(34) synthase MnmA has translation MKVVVGLSGGVDSSVTAYLLQQQGHEVVALFMRNWNDASVTLEDECPWIEDSNDALMVAQKLGIPFQVIDMSELYKERIVDYMFDEYQKGRTPNPDILCNREVKFDVFMKTAMSLGADKVATGHYARVNSTVDENGKEIFHLLAGKDNNKDQSYFLCQLSQDQLSKALFPIGELTKPEVREIAREIGLVTADKKDSQGLCFIGKVSLPQFLQQQLIPKEGEIVEIFKDSPLFSQAVPEFSSKQEELKFLSRKIDYKKPDGKVIGKHQGAQFFTIGQSKGLGIGGHKESCFIISRDMENNIIFVGEGHQFPGLLKKALKIDNAELHWVRGDLRLKNGESMEVMARFRYRQSLQKATVYQFEDAFYVEFEEVQSAIAEGQFAAWYIDDELIGSGVIS, from the coding sequence ATGAAAGTAGTAGTAGGATTATCCGGAGGTGTAGACTCCAGTGTTACAGCATATCTGCTGCAACAGCAGGGCCATGAAGTAGTGGCTTTATTTATGAGAAACTGGAACGACGCTTCGGTAACACTGGAAGATGAATGTCCGTGGATCGAGGATAGCAATGATGCGCTGATGGTCGCCCAGAAATTAGGGATCCCTTTTCAGGTGATCGATATGAGTGAGCTGTACAAGGAAAGAATTGTTGATTATATGTTCGATGAATACCAGAAAGGAAGAACCCCGAATCCTGATATTCTGTGCAACAGGGAAGTAAAATTTGACGTTTTTATGAAAACAGCGATGTCTCTGGGAGCGGATAAGGTAGCTACCGGACATTATGCAAGAGTAAATTCAACAGTTGATGAGAACGGAAAGGAAATTTTTCATTTGTTAGCCGGAAAAGACAACAACAAAGACCAGTCTTATTTTTTATGCCAGTTATCTCAGGATCAATTGTCTAAAGCATTGTTTCCGATCGGGGAACTGACGAAACCTGAAGTAAGGGAGATTGCCAGGGAAATCGGATTGGTAACCGCAGATAAAAAAGATTCCCAGGGATTGTGTTTTATCGGGAAAGTAAGCTTGCCTCAGTTTTTACAGCAGCAGCTGATCCCGAAAGAAGGTGAAATTGTGGAAATTTTCAAAGATTCGCCCTTATTTTCTCAGGCAGTCCCTGAATTTTCTTCAAAACAGGAAGAACTGAAATTTTTAAGCCGGAAAATCGATTATAAAAAACCCGACGGAAAAGTTATCGGAAAGCACCAGGGAGCTCAATTTTTTACCATCGGACAAAGCAAAGGGCTGGGAATCGGAGGACATAAGGAAAGCTGTTTTATTATCTCCAGAGACATGGAAAACAACATTATTTTTGTAGGTGAAGGCCACCAGTTCCCGGGGCTGCTGAAGAAAGCACTTAAAATCGATAATGCTGAACTCCATTGGGTACGTGGAGATTTAAGATTAAAAAACGGCGAATCCATGGAAGTAATGGCAAGGTTCAGATACAGGCAGTCTTTGCAGAAAGCAACGGTATACCAGTTTGAAGATGCCTTTTATGTAGAATTTGAAGAAGTGCAGTCTGCTATTGCGGAAGGACAGTTTGCGGCGTGGTATATTGATGACGAATTAATAGGAAGCGGAGTTATTTCGTAA
- a CDS encoding helix-turn-helix domain-containing protein encodes MACQPLEKERHRKEMMAVQDSMDVLNGKWKISIITSICYYNKRRFSDILNDVAGISNKMLSKELKELEINKLIKRTVLDIHPVTVHYELTKHGATLKTIINNLTDWGIAHRKEIIGK; translated from the coding sequence ATGGCATGTCAACCTCTTGAAAAGGAACGGCACAGAAAGGAAATGATGGCCGTTCAGGATTCTATGGACGTGTTGAACGGAAAGTGGAAAATATCTATCATTACCTCTATCTGCTATTATAATAAAAGGCGATTTTCTGATATTCTGAATGATGTTGCCGGGATTTCCAATAAAATGCTGAGCAAAGAATTGAAAGAACTGGAAATTAATAAACTGATAAAAAGAACGGTTTTGGATATACACCCTGTGACAGTACACTATGAACTTACGAAGCATGGAGCAACTCTGAAGACGATCATCAATAACCTGACAGACTGGGGAATTGCGCACAGAAAAGAGATTATCGGGAAATAG
- a CDS encoding glucose 1-dehydrogenase, whose translation MKKLENKVALVTGASKGIGASIAKYFAAEGAKVIVNYASSKTDAEKVVKAITDNGGTAVAVQADVSIQTDVIKLFDEAKNTFGTLDILVNNAGIYNYQPVEEVSAETFNQQFSINVLGSVFAIQSAVKLFGEKGGNIINISSGASNTPLPTGSVYSATKAALDTITIALSKEFAGRNIRINSILPGVVETEGSHSAGFIGSEFEAKLVANTPLGRTGQPEDIAKAAVFLASDDAGWINGEKISVSGGIYGL comes from the coding sequence ATGAAAAAATTAGAAAATAAAGTAGCATTAGTTACGGGAGCTTCCAAAGGGATAGGTGCATCAATAGCAAAATATTTTGCAGCAGAAGGCGCGAAAGTTATCGTGAATTATGCTTCAAGTAAAACAGATGCGGAAAAAGTAGTAAAAGCCATTACGGACAATGGCGGAACAGCAGTTGCTGTACAGGCCGATGTTTCAATACAGACAGACGTAATAAAATTATTTGATGAGGCAAAAAACACCTTCGGAACACTGGATATTTTGGTAAATAATGCCGGAATCTATAATTACCAGCCTGTTGAAGAGGTAAGTGCAGAAACATTTAACCAGCAGTTCAGCATCAATGTATTAGGTTCTGTCTTTGCGATTCAGTCTGCTGTAAAACTGTTTGGCGAAAAGGGTGGAAATATTATCAATATCAGTTCTGGAGCAAGCAATACGCCGCTGCCTACGGGATCGGTTTATTCGGCAACAAAAGCCGCATTGGACACCATTACTATTGCTTTGTCCAAGGAATTTGCAGGCAGGAATATCCGTATCAATTCTATTTTGCCGGGTGTTGTGGAAACGGAAGGCTCACACAGCGCAGGCTTTATCGGCAGTGAGTTTGAAGCTAAATTGGTCGCCAATACACCGCTCGGGCGTACAGGCCAGCCGGAAGATATTGCCAAAGCAGCCGTTTTTCTTGCTTCCGATGATGCCGGATGGATCAACGGAGAGAAAATTTCCGTGTCCGGCGGAATTTACGGCCTATAG
- a CDS encoding LytTR family DNA-binding domain-containing protein produces MIKTVIIEDEKPASRKLERMLNEFPEIEVVAKIESVEEGVRWFSEHEHPQLIFSDIVLGDGLSFDIFEKVPTKGFIIYTTAFDQYTLKAFKLNSIDYLLKPILDEDLSGAVEKFKSFLPSDHSVNSQEIKQLIKTEKNTLSRILVKIGYNLKIVQTQEISCFFSENKIVYLQTRERAYPSDFTLDELEEVLDEKQFFRVNRQFVINSGYIKNIHTSPNYKVEMEFQPQEDITVSRDRVKDFKDWLVG; encoded by the coding sequence ATGATCAAAACAGTCATTATAGAAGATGAAAAACCGGCTTCAAGGAAACTAGAGAGAATGCTTAATGAATTTCCTGAAATAGAAGTGGTTGCCAAAATAGAATCTGTAGAGGAAGGCGTCCGGTGGTTTTCTGAACATGAACATCCGCAGCTTATTTTTTCTGATATTGTTTTAGGGGACGGCTTATCATTCGATATATTTGAAAAAGTCCCTACCAAAGGCTTTATCATCTACACCACGGCTTTTGATCAATATACGCTGAAAGCGTTTAAACTAAACAGCATTGATTATCTTTTAAAACCGATCCTGGATGAAGACTTGTCCGGGGCTGTTGAAAAATTCAAATCCTTTCTCCCTTCAGATCATTCTGTCAACTCGCAGGAGATTAAGCAGCTGATTAAAACAGAAAAAAACACGCTTTCCAGGATTCTGGTTAAAATAGGATATAACCTGAAAATAGTCCAGACGCAGGAAATAAGCTGTTTTTTCAGTGAAAATAAAATTGTTTACCTGCAGACCCGGGAAAGGGCTTATCCGTCAGACTTTACTCTGGACGAGCTGGAAGAAGTGCTGGATGAAAAACAGTTTTTCAGGGTGAACCGGCAGTTTGTCATCAATTCCGGGTATATTAAGAATATCCACACTTCCCCCAATTATAAAGTGGAGATGGAGTTTCAGCCGCAGGAAGACATTACGGTAAGCCGGGACCGGGTAAAGGATTTTAAAGACTGGCTGGTGGGCTGA
- a CDS encoding 2TM domain-containing protein, which yields MNYNQAQQRVSDLKKFYKNLLWFGIVSFIIFFDDIAEKGIFNFSMWNGSVILLIWGIILTVKAVKLFILDAEWERGVIEKEMNKTKKPIRF from the coding sequence ATGAACTACAATCAGGCACAACAAAGAGTAAGCGACTTAAAAAAATTCTATAAAAACCTTTTATGGTTCGGAATTGTATCTTTTATCATTTTCTTTGATGACATTGCTGAAAAAGGAATTTTTAATTTCTCTATGTGGAACGGCTCCGTTATCCTTCTGATCTGGGGTATTATCCTGACGGTAAAAGCGGTAAAGCTGTTTATCCTGGATGCTGAATGGGAAAGAGGAGTCATCGAGAAAGAAATGAATAAAACGAAAAAACCAATCCGGTTTTAA
- a CDS encoding 2TM domain-containing protein: METLFNQENAAYERASKRVKELKGFYGNLTSYCLVIPFLVVLNLVTSKEYLWFFWPMLGWGIGIAAHGINTFGIGKSWEEKKIRELMKQEPKI, from the coding sequence ATGGAAACATTATTCAACCAAGAGAACGCAGCTTACGAAAGAGCCTCAAAAAGAGTGAAAGAATTAAAAGGATTCTATGGCAACCTTACTTCTTACTGCCTGGTCATCCCGTTTCTGGTTGTCCTGAACCTTGTAACTTCCAAGGAATACCTCTGGTTTTTCTGGCCGATGTTAGGCTGGGGAATAGGTATTGCCGCGCATGGGATCAATACTTTCGGCATCGGGAAGAGCTGGGAAGAGAAAAAAATCAGGGAACTTATGAAACAGGAACCGAAAATATAA
- a CDS encoding isoprenylcysteine carboxylmethyltransferase family protein has product MNTLQIIFTASMAAWFLSEFLYKNMLKSGAGDRKDKDRSTLNFLWIAIPFSIAGAVISSEYTEFPISDEVRILYLGMFFILTGILVRFIIIRSLGKYFTVDVTIKRDHKIMKHGFYRYVRHPSYAFSLLTSLGLGLYLNNWISFIFAIVPPFIAFSYRIRIEEEALIEQFGEEYLEYRRQTKKLVPFIY; this is encoded by the coding sequence ATGAATACATTACAGATCATATTTACGGCCTCCATGGCTGCCTGGTTTCTGAGCGAATTCCTTTACAAAAATATGCTGAAATCCGGAGCAGGGGACCGGAAAGATAAGGATCGTTCAACACTGAATTTCCTGTGGATTGCCATCCCTTTTTCAATAGCAGGTGCGGTTATATCCTCTGAATATACGGAATTTCCGATTTCCGATGAGGTCCGGATTTTATATCTGGGAATGTTTTTTATTCTGACCGGTATTCTAGTCCGGTTTATCATCATCAGGTCGCTCGGTAAGTATTTTACCGTGGATGTGACGATAAAGCGGGATCATAAAATCATGAAACACGGGTTCTACCGGTACGTGAGGCATCCTTCCTATGCGTTTTCTCTATTGACTTCCCTAGGGCTCGGATTGTATTTAAATAATTGGATTTCATTCATTTTCGCAATTGTCCCTCCTTTCATCGCTTTCAGTTACAGGATCAGGATTGAAGAAGAAGCCCTGATTGAGCAGTTTGGTGAAGAATACCTGGAATACAGGCGGCAAACAAAGAAACTGGTTCCGTTTATTTATTAG
- a CDS encoding 2TM domain-containing protein, producing the protein MKNIDQDDFRYKEAERRVKKIKNFYVFAFVYVAVNIFILSVNYKSLKPHESIWQFKYFSLPVFWGIGLAVYALRVFIPGFIFGNNWEEKKIRELMEKEKRP; encoded by the coding sequence ATGAAAAATATAGACCAGGATGACTTCAGGTATAAAGAAGCAGAAAGAAGGGTTAAAAAAATTAAGAATTTCTATGTTTTTGCCTTTGTTTACGTGGCCGTAAATATTTTCATTTTATCAGTGAATTACAAATCGTTAAAGCCTCATGAAAGTATCTGGCAGTTTAAATATTTCAGCCTTCCGGTATTCTGGGGAATCGGGCTTGCTGTTTACGCGCTGCGCGTATTCATTCCCGGGTTTATCTTCGGGAATAACTGGGAAGAAAAGAAGATCAGAGAACTGATGGAAAAAGAAAAGCGGCCGTAA
- a CDS encoding 2TM domain-containing protein — protein MKRKNLITLCWISLGTSMLFFFGFTDEKSLENFVLTVAVCLMYSFLLGMGNGLINDFLNKKFPWSEATTKRAAISIVSILIANTVLVYFCNYVNFVIFQKTATTAEYFSGKYNFINWFTINVALLISAFLHARGFMEELKKTSRKEVVEQKLIAKSANAQFESLKNQLDPHFLFNSLNVLSSLIDENPRQAQKFTASMSKIYRYVLEQKDKELVTVEDELEFAKTYCDLLKTRFEDSVDFEFSVRKEDYRRFVVPLSLQLLLENCIKHNFATSAKPLIIKIFSENDTLCIENNLQVREQIRESSGIGLSNIVQRYALLTKRNVFIEKSGDYFKVKLPVLMSKPNEINIKSEDKDKAYERAQKRVKEIKGFYGNLISYCIVIPVLIIVNLTTTPDDIWFYFPMLGWGIGIAAHGMNVFAIGKKWEEKKIREILEKQNKN, from the coding sequence ATGAAACGTAAGAACCTTATTACTTTATGCTGGATATCACTGGGTACCTCCATGCTTTTTTTCTTTGGCTTTACCGATGAAAAAAGCCTGGAAAACTTCGTGCTTACCGTTGCCGTCTGCCTGATGTACTCATTCTTATTAGGAATGGGAAACGGGCTGATCAATGATTTTCTGAATAAAAAGTTCCCCTGGTCCGAAGCCACGACCAAAAGGGCTGCCATCAGTATTGTTTCCATCCTGATTGCCAATACGGTCCTGGTGTACTTCTGTAATTATGTGAATTTTGTTATTTTTCAGAAAACAGCGACCACAGCAGAATATTTCTCGGGGAAGTACAATTTCATCAACTGGTTCACCATTAATGTGGCACTCCTGATCTCCGCTTTTCTCCATGCCCGGGGCTTTATGGAAGAACTGAAAAAGACCTCCAGAAAAGAGGTGGTAGAGCAGAAACTGATTGCAAAATCGGCAAACGCCCAGTTTGAAAGCTTAAAAAACCAGCTGGATCCTCATTTCCTGTTCAATTCCTTGAATGTATTAAGCTCATTGATTGATGAGAACCCGCGGCAGGCCCAGAAATTCACCGCTTCCATGTCTAAGATTTACCGGTATGTCCTGGAGCAGAAAGACAAAGAGCTAGTAACGGTTGAAGATGAGCTGGAATTTGCAAAAACCTACTGTGATTTACTGAAAACAAGGTTTGAAGACAGCGTGGATTTTGAATTCAGCGTCCGGAAAGAAGATTACCGGAGATTTGTGGTCCCGCTGTCTCTGCAGCTGCTTCTGGAAAACTGCATCAAACATAATTTTGCCACCTCTGCAAAACCGCTGATTATTAAAATATTTTCAGAAAATGACACGCTCTGCATTGAAAACAACCTGCAGGTGAGGGAACAGATCAGGGAAAGCTCAGGAATCGGATTATCGAATATCGTACAAAGATATGCCCTGCTCACGAAGCGGAACGTGTTCATTGAAAAATCCGGGGATTATTTTAAAGTAAAGCTTCCGGTGCTTATGTCTAAGCCCAATGAAATCAATATTAAATCCGAGGATAAAGATAAAGCCTACGAAAGAGCCCAGAAACGGGTGAAGGAAATCAAAGGGTTTTACGGGAACCTTATTTCATACTGTATCGTGATCCCTGTCTTAATCATTGTCAATTTAACCACCACCCCGGACGATATCTGGTTTTATTTTCCTATGCTGGGATGGGGGATCGGGATTGCGGCACACGGGATGAATGTTTTCGCCATCGGTAAAAAATGGGAAGAAAAAAAGATCAGGGAAATACTCGAAAAACAGAATAAAAACTAA